In one window of Bos mutus isolate GX-2022 chromosome 13, NWIPB_WYAK_1.1, whole genome shotgun sequence DNA:
- the LOC102286668 gene encoding small ribosomal subunit protein uS15 has product MGRMHTPGKGLSQSALPYRRSIPTWLKLTSDDVKEQIYKLAKKGLTPSQIGVILRDSHGVAQVHFVTGNKILRILKSKGLAPDLPEDLYHLIKKPVAVRKHLERNRKDKDAKFRLILIESHIHRLARYYKTKRVLPPNWKYESSTASALVA; this is encoded by the coding sequence ATGGGTCGCATGCACACTCCCGGGAAGGGCCTGTCCCAGTCGGCTCTGCCCTACCGCCGCAGCATCCCCACCTGGCTGAAGCTCACTTCTGACGACGTGAAGGAGCAGATCTACAAACTGGCCAAGAAAGGCCTGACTCCCTCACAGATCGGTGTGATCCTGAGAGACTCTCATGGTGTTGCACAAGTACATTTTGTGACAGGCAACAAAATCTTGAGAATTCTTAAGTCCAAAGGACTTGCTCCTGATCTCCCTGAGGATCTCTATCATTTAATTAAGAAACCTGTTGCTGTTAGGAAGCATCTTGAGAGGAACAGAAAGGATAAAGATGCGAAATTCCGTCTGATTCTGATTGAGAGCCATATTCACCGGTTGGCTCGATACTACAAGACCAAACGAGTCCTACCCCCTAATTGGAAATACGAGTCATCCACAGCCTCTGCCCTGGTTGCATAA